One Phaseolus vulgaris cultivar G19833 chromosome 11, P. vulgaris v2.0, whole genome shotgun sequence genomic window carries:
- the LOC137820428 gene encoding nucleolin 1 isoform X1 produces the protein MGKSSKKSAVKVDAAPAVVPSSKSAKQGKRQAEEEIEKVIAKKQKIEEVAQKKKKEAKVQKKESSSDDSSSESEDEKPAVKPTAPSKKAPAKNGTGNAPSKKGKPASSSSESSEDSSSDEEEVSAKKPQKVIVEKQKKAAPVPKKESSSEDDSSESEDEKPVPKAAVPSKKAPAKNGALAKKGKTASSSSDSESSEDEKPASKNGAVTAPASKGKPAAVSDSSDSSSDEEDVPKKISSTTKPPASSVAPAKKVESSDDDDSSEEDSDDDNDVKPAAAAVSKHTAVLKKKVDSSDSDDSSSEEEDDKKTAKTVSNAKTLPLSKKPVKSSKTSDSDEESSDSESEEEKQGKKMEIDDDDSSDESEQPQKKAVKSAKENSESSDEDSDEESEEEQSKTPQKRARDVEMVDASAGKKTPNTPITPNAESGASNTIFAGNLAYSVERSDVEDFFKDCGEVVDVRLATDEDGRFKGFGHVEFATVEAAQKALELNGHELHNRPLRLDSARVRDRSSFTPNSSNWNNSSQKSGRGQSQTLFVRGFDKSLGEDEIRSSLEEHFGSCGEVTRVSIPKDYETGAVKGFAYMDFSDADGISKALELHETELGGYTLSVDEAKPRDNQGSGGRGGGGRGGGGRFGGGRGGSGGRFGGSGGGRFGGGRGGSGGRFGGGRGGGGRGRGPPSRSFAAEGKKTKFADED, from the exons ATGGGCAAGTCTAGCAAGAAATCTGCCGTCAAG GTTGACGCTGCTCCAGCCGTCGTTCCATCATCGAAATCCGCCAAGCAGG GCAAGAGACAAGCTGAAGAAGAAATTGAGAAGGTGATTGCAAAAAAACAGAAGATAGAGGAGGTTGCtcagaagaaaaagaaggaagCAAAGGTGCAAAAGAAGGAAAGTAGTTCTGACGATTCTTCTTCTGAATCTGAAGATGAG AAACCTGCTGTCAAACCTACCGCCCCGTCAAAAAAGGCACCTGCCAAAAATGGTACTGGAAATGCCCCTTCAAAGAAAGGAAAGCCAGCTTCCAGCTCTTCTGAATCATCTGAAGATAGTTCTTCTGATGAGGAAGAAGTGAGTGCAAAGAAGCCACAGAAAGTGATAGTTGAGAAACAAAAGAAAGCTGCACCTGTGCCAAAGAAGGAGAGTAGTTCAGAAGATGATTCCTCAGAATCCGAAGATGAG AAACCTGTACCAAAAGCCGCTGTTCCTTCAAAAAAGGCTCCCGCTAAAAATGGCGCACTAgcaaagaaaggcaagacagcCAGCAGCTCCAGCGATTCTGAATCTTCTGAAGATGAG AAACCTGCTTCCAAGAATGGTGCAGTAACTGCCCCTGCAAGTAAAGGAAAACCAGCTGCAGTTTCAGACTCTTCTGATTCGTCCTCTGACGAGGAAGAT GTTCCAAAGAAAATATCTTCAACTACAAAGCCGCCTGCATCATCAGTTGCTCCAGCTAAGAAAGTGGAAAGCTCGGATGATGATGATTCAAGTGAAGAAGATTCCGATGATGACAAT GATGTCAAGCCTGCTGCAGCTGCTGTGTCCAAGCACACTGCTGTGTTAAAGAAGAAAGTTGATAGCTCTGATTCTGATGATAGCAGCtctgaagaagaagacgat AAAAAGACTGCCAAAACTGTTTCCAATGCCAAGACTTTGCCTTTGTCTAAGAAGCCTGTAAAATCGTCAAAGACTAGTGATTCAGATGAg GAGTCTTCTGACAGTGAATCTGAAGAGGAAAAG CAGGGAAAGAAGATGGAAATAGACGATGATGATAGTTCTGATGAAAGTGAACAACCTCAGAAGAAG gCTGTGAAAAGTGCCAAAGAAAACAGTGAGAGTTCTGATGAGGATAGTGATGAAGAAAGTGAGGAGGAACAATCCAAAACTCCGCAAAAAAGA GCTAGGGATGTTGAGATGGTTGATGCTTCAGCTGGAAAGAAAACT CCCAATACCCCAATAACACCAAATGCAGAAAGTGGTGCTTCAAATACTATTTTTGCAGGGAACCTGGCATACAGCGTTGAGCGATCTGATGT TGAAGATTTCTTCAAGGATTGCGGAGAAGTTGTTGATGTTCGTCTTGCTACAGATGAGGATGGAAGGTTCAAGGGATTTGGACATGTGGAGTTTGCAACAGTTGAGGCTGCCCAGAAA GCTCTTGAGTTGAATGGTCATGAATTGCACAATCGTCCACTGCGGCTGGATTCTGCCAGGGTTCGGGACAGGAGTTCTTTTACTCCCAATAGCAG CAACTGGAACAACTCATCACAGAAAAGTGGAAGAGGCCAGTCTCAAACTCTATTTGTAAGGGGTTTTGATAAATCCCTTGGGGAGGATGAG ATAAGAAGTAGTTTGGAAGAACATTTTGGTTCCTGTGGAGAAGTTACAAGGGTATCTATTCCCAAAGATTACGAGACTGGTGCTGTCAAGGG GTTTGCTTACATGGACTTTAGTGATGCTGATGGCATCAGCAAAGCTCTAGAACTCCATGAAACTGAACTTGGAGGTTATACTCTTTCTGTGGATGAAGCAAAGCCGAGGGATAACCAAGGCTCTGGTGGTAGAGGCGGTGGTGGAAGAGGTGGTGGTGGTAGATTTGGTGGTGGAAGAGGTGGAAGTGGCGGTAGATTTGGTGGTAGTGGTGGTGGCCGTTTTGGTGGTGGAAGAGGTGGAAGTGGTGGCCGTTTTGGTGGTGGAAGAGGAGGTGGTGGAAGGGGTCGTGGACCACCCAGTAGATCCTTCGCTGCGGAAG GGAAAAAGACCAAGTTTGCCGATGAAGACTAG
- the LOC137820428 gene encoding nucleolin 1 isoform X2, whose translation MGKSSKKSAVKVDAAPAVVPSSKSAKQGKRQAEEEIEKVIAKKQKIEEVAQKKKKEAKVQKKESSSDDSSSESEDEKPAVKPTAPSKKAPAKNGTGNAPSKKGKPASSSSESSEDSSSDEEEVSAKKPQKVIVEKQKKAAPVPKKESSSEDDSSESEDEKPVPKAAVPSKKAPAKNGALAKKGKTASSSSDSESSEDEKPASKNGAVTAPASKGKPAAVSDSSDSSSDEEDVPKKISSTTKPPASSVAPAKKVESSDDDDSSEEDSDDDNDVKPAAAAVSKHTAVLKKKVDSSDSDDSSSEEEDDKKTAKTVSNAKTLPLSKKPVKSSKTSDSDEESSDSESEEEKGKKMEIDDDDSSDESEQPQKKAVKSAKENSESSDEDSDEESEEEQSKTPQKRARDVEMVDASAGKKTPNTPITPNAESGASNTIFAGNLAYSVERSDVEDFFKDCGEVVDVRLATDEDGRFKGFGHVEFATVEAAQKALELNGHELHNRPLRLDSARVRDRSSFTPNSSNWNNSSQKSGRGQSQTLFVRGFDKSLGEDEIRSSLEEHFGSCGEVTRVSIPKDYETGAVKGFAYMDFSDADGISKALELHETELGGYTLSVDEAKPRDNQGSGGRGGGGRGGGGRFGGGRGGSGGRFGGSGGGRFGGGRGGSGGRFGGGRGGGGRGRGPPSRSFAAEGKKTKFADED comes from the exons ATGGGCAAGTCTAGCAAGAAATCTGCCGTCAAG GTTGACGCTGCTCCAGCCGTCGTTCCATCATCGAAATCCGCCAAGCAGG GCAAGAGACAAGCTGAAGAAGAAATTGAGAAGGTGATTGCAAAAAAACAGAAGATAGAGGAGGTTGCtcagaagaaaaagaaggaagCAAAGGTGCAAAAGAAGGAAAGTAGTTCTGACGATTCTTCTTCTGAATCTGAAGATGAG AAACCTGCTGTCAAACCTACCGCCCCGTCAAAAAAGGCACCTGCCAAAAATGGTACTGGAAATGCCCCTTCAAAGAAAGGAAAGCCAGCTTCCAGCTCTTCTGAATCATCTGAAGATAGTTCTTCTGATGAGGAAGAAGTGAGTGCAAAGAAGCCACAGAAAGTGATAGTTGAGAAACAAAAGAAAGCTGCACCTGTGCCAAAGAAGGAGAGTAGTTCAGAAGATGATTCCTCAGAATCCGAAGATGAG AAACCTGTACCAAAAGCCGCTGTTCCTTCAAAAAAGGCTCCCGCTAAAAATGGCGCACTAgcaaagaaaggcaagacagcCAGCAGCTCCAGCGATTCTGAATCTTCTGAAGATGAG AAACCTGCTTCCAAGAATGGTGCAGTAACTGCCCCTGCAAGTAAAGGAAAACCAGCTGCAGTTTCAGACTCTTCTGATTCGTCCTCTGACGAGGAAGAT GTTCCAAAGAAAATATCTTCAACTACAAAGCCGCCTGCATCATCAGTTGCTCCAGCTAAGAAAGTGGAAAGCTCGGATGATGATGATTCAAGTGAAGAAGATTCCGATGATGACAAT GATGTCAAGCCTGCTGCAGCTGCTGTGTCCAAGCACACTGCTGTGTTAAAGAAGAAAGTTGATAGCTCTGATTCTGATGATAGCAGCtctgaagaagaagacgat AAAAAGACTGCCAAAACTGTTTCCAATGCCAAGACTTTGCCTTTGTCTAAGAAGCCTGTAAAATCGTCAAAGACTAGTGATTCAGATGAg GAGTCTTCTGACAGTGAATCTGAAGAGGAAAAG GGAAAGAAGATGGAAATAGACGATGATGATAGTTCTGATGAAAGTGAACAACCTCAGAAGAAG gCTGTGAAAAGTGCCAAAGAAAACAGTGAGAGTTCTGATGAGGATAGTGATGAAGAAAGTGAGGAGGAACAATCCAAAACTCCGCAAAAAAGA GCTAGGGATGTTGAGATGGTTGATGCTTCAGCTGGAAAGAAAACT CCCAATACCCCAATAACACCAAATGCAGAAAGTGGTGCTTCAAATACTATTTTTGCAGGGAACCTGGCATACAGCGTTGAGCGATCTGATGT TGAAGATTTCTTCAAGGATTGCGGAGAAGTTGTTGATGTTCGTCTTGCTACAGATGAGGATGGAAGGTTCAAGGGATTTGGACATGTGGAGTTTGCAACAGTTGAGGCTGCCCAGAAA GCTCTTGAGTTGAATGGTCATGAATTGCACAATCGTCCACTGCGGCTGGATTCTGCCAGGGTTCGGGACAGGAGTTCTTTTACTCCCAATAGCAG CAACTGGAACAACTCATCACAGAAAAGTGGAAGAGGCCAGTCTCAAACTCTATTTGTAAGGGGTTTTGATAAATCCCTTGGGGAGGATGAG ATAAGAAGTAGTTTGGAAGAACATTTTGGTTCCTGTGGAGAAGTTACAAGGGTATCTATTCCCAAAGATTACGAGACTGGTGCTGTCAAGGG GTTTGCTTACATGGACTTTAGTGATGCTGATGGCATCAGCAAAGCTCTAGAACTCCATGAAACTGAACTTGGAGGTTATACTCTTTCTGTGGATGAAGCAAAGCCGAGGGATAACCAAGGCTCTGGTGGTAGAGGCGGTGGTGGAAGAGGTGGTGGTGGTAGATTTGGTGGTGGAAGAGGTGGAAGTGGCGGTAGATTTGGTGGTAGTGGTGGTGGCCGTTTTGGTGGTGGAAGAGGTGGAAGTGGTGGCCGTTTTGGTGGTGGAAGAGGAGGTGGTGGAAGGGGTCGTGGACCACCCAGTAGATCCTTCGCTGCGGAAG GGAAAAAGACCAAGTTTGCCGATGAAGACTAG